The proteins below are encoded in one region of Euryarchaeota archaeon:
- a CDS encoding phosphate uptake regulator PhoU — MESRKVQKVGASTLSVSLPRDWVEKLRIKKGDLLTLDEQSDGALKVAVAGKETRDRQVEEFVIDADLCDEDGMLGRIIIGNYVLGRNIIRVRSKGRIKSHHIHETRTAAMKLMGLGIMQETPEEIELQCSIDTSRFPMETVLKRLYTIGATIHKEAIEALTTGQVALAKDAMLREDEADTMYYLALRLLLSAQTDPILAEKIGLKEQLPIVGNRLIAKNLETIGDYAEIVAKNAVWLLESGKKLDDDLLLRLRRVSELAARINGDAMAAVVSRDIRLANRAVEARFKLEEEEEALTADIIKSIKDPGTATHLRHISWSLRRIAEYGSENALIGFNRYLERPSNLSKPEGWTKAKG; from the coding sequence TTGGAAAGCCGTAAGGTCCAGAAGGTCGGCGCCTCGACATTGTCCGTTTCCCTGCCAAGGGACTGGGTGGAGAAACTTAGGATAAAGAAGGGCGACCTCCTCACGCTCGACGAGCAAAGCGACGGCGCGTTGAAAGTCGCCGTGGCCGGCAAGGAGACACGGGACCGCCAGGTCGAGGAGTTCGTCATCGACGCCGACCTTTGCGACGAAGACGGAATGCTCGGCCGGATCATCATCGGTAATTACGTTTTGGGCCGCAACATCATCCGTGTCAGGAGCAAGGGGCGCATCAAGAGCCATCATATCCACGAAACGCGCACCGCCGCGATGAAACTGATGGGCCTCGGCATCATGCAAGAGACGCCTGAGGAGATAGAGCTCCAATGCTCGATAGACACCTCGCGTTTCCCCATGGAGACCGTCCTGAAGCGTCTCTACACGATCGGGGCGACCATCCACAAGGAGGCGATCGAGGCGCTGACGACGGGCCAGGTGGCGCTCGCCAAGGACGCGATGCTCCGGGAGGACGAGGCGGACACGATGTACTATCTCGCGCTGCGCCTCCTCCTTTCAGCGCAGACCGACCCGATACTCGCAGAGAAGATCGGCCTCAAGGAGCAGCTGCCCATCGTCGGAAACCGTCTCATCGCGAAGAACCTGGAGACCATCGGCGATTATGCGGAGATAGTCGCGAAGAACGCCGTGTGGCTCCTTGAAAGCGGGAAGAAGCTCGACGATGACCTGCTCCTCCGCCTGCGCCGCGTCTCAGAACTCGCGGCGCGCATCAACGGCGACGCGATGGCGGCCGTCGTGTCTAGGGACATCCGGCTCGCGAACCGCGCGGTCGAGGCGCGCTTCAAGCTCGAGGAGGAGGAAGAAGCATTGACCGCGGACATCATCAAGAGCATCAAGGACCCGGGCACCGCCACGCACCTTAGGCACATCAGCTGGAGTCTCCGGCGGATAGCGGAGTACGGGAGCGAGAACGCGCTCATCGGGTTCAACCGGTACCTCGAACGGCCGAGTAACCTCTCGAAGCCGGAAGGCTGGACGAAGGCGAAGGGGTAG
- a CDS encoding DNA integrity scanning protein DisA nucleotide-binding domain protein — protein MTKTKASTTRSRVPSGPITDFIHDSKATVTLLVTDVETFARSVIASSKAPVILATSKEKLARTFESKVRATMLTTEDITGSVSGLGQVRDVITTAYLEGRLDGKDDALVIAGGGGVESLIRVNLARDTEVVKVKQELSGRGNLKVMERLLRLSSELAREGREGKRTGAMFVIGDAPAVMSRSRQIVINPFMGHPESERNLLNDSAWETAKEFSQLDGAFILREDGVMEAAGRYIEIDKGVHLQSGLGGRHLAAASISGRTKAIAVTVSSSGTIRIWKDGAAIITMGRV, from the coding sequence ATGACGAAGACGAAGGCCAGCACCACGAGGTCGCGCGTCCCATCCGGTCCCATCACGGACTTCATCCACGATTCCAAGGCGACGGTGACGCTTCTCGTCACGGACGTCGAGACTTTCGCCCGCTCGGTCATCGCAAGTTCGAAAGCCCCCGTCATCCTCGCCACAAGCAAAGAGAAGCTCGCGAGAACCTTCGAATCGAAGGTCAGGGCGACCATGCTCACCACGGAGGACATCACGGGAAGCGTCTCGGGGCTCGGCCAAGTGCGCGACGTCATCACCACGGCGTACCTTGAGGGCCGGCTCGACGGGAAGGACGACGCTCTAGTCATCGCCGGCGGCGGCGGCGTCGAATCCCTCATCCGCGTGAACCTCGCTCGAGACACCGAAGTGGTGAAGGTAAAGCAGGAGCTTTCGGGGCGCGGCAACCTAAAGGTGATGGAGCGGTTGCTTCGGCTTTCAAGCGAACTCGCCCGCGAGGGCCGCGAGGGCAAGAGGACGGGCGCGATGTTCGTCATCGGCGACGCGCCGGCCGTCATGTCGCGCTCGCGCCAGATCGTCATCAACCCGTTCATGGGACATCCGGAGTCGGAACGAAACCTCCTGAACGACAGCGCGTGGGAGACCGCGAAGGAGTTCTCGCAGCTCGATGGGGCCTTTATCCTCCGCGAGGACGGCGTCATGGAGGCCGCGGGGCGCTACATCGAGATCGACAAAGGCGTTCACCTGCAGTCGGGCCTAGGCGGAAGGCACCTCGCCGCCGCCTCGATATCCGGGCGCACGAAGGCGATAGCGGTGACAGTCTCGTCGAGCGGGACGATCCGGATCTGGAAGGATGGCGCCGCGATCATCACGATGGGGCGCGTCTAG
- the smc gene encoding chromosome segregation protein SMC, producing MHLTRIELENFKSFGTKLTIPFLPGFTGVTGPNGSGKSNIGDAVLFVLGPKSSKAIRAGKLTDLIFNGGKDRKSGPDFCKVSLVFDNADRTMPIEANEVSLTRMVRRSKTSKEDYYSYFYINGRTSSLTEFDNLLAYARISAEGYNLVQQGDVTRIVNMSPLERRRVLDDIAGITKFDEEIEKADKRKAEVEANLERIGIILNELNQQLAALEKDRAAAERYATLKKDFDVTRAKYAKRRKDNFEAELVRLKAEIENFTTQKTQLEGEKTCLQDEIAEADKKFNEVQSKLSERGGEELREVQEAANELRVEVQVTKEKMNHSKLELAELKKSRSTVKGDLDKAMREIARLEKDIGNLEKERGTALERIESTDSELASVKDLVSRSNSKSGDLQRELSQLKVDWEAKNAELMKVKGEAQLLSEKIARLEQDLAVLEEAEKNTEFELKDIDFSLRETQKEAKTVGKGADELKSKMFSLKKDESEFTKQLNELEPAIRRLRNEYQDLKAAKNAAEAVTKGYVPAVDRVLEARDTGELKGICGTIAELGRADSKYDMALEIAAGGRMQAVVTESDEDAARAIAYLKKNNMGRATFLPLNKMLPGRPQGKPLMAVRDAGAEGFAIDLLRYDERFKSAFWYVFKDTVIVKNIDHARRLMGGVRLVTLDGDLIDSAGAMSGGSTPKTDRLKFGAPSKDALDKVTKSLQAAIAQQEVVTSQLAEIRDELGRIESDLRNISLTGVTSDSRVQDLEGRRKEFASKLDLVKRDQERVQGEIKATKDAAEKLASRLAKAEASVAKLDADREERGKLLLKSTVKELADKLTVLQDEVTKLRQEEHALTSKIETGKTNLSLVSVRRDELAGNVERVDASMGEHEKTVKECEKSIQEKAEKLTVIAKVEEEKTKAFSGLTKARDEAHDRVAALNAGLDKLVDKLNSTSDLITTKQSEIPHVEAELTEVTAELGQYAAVEIPATIEETLETLKAKIRRIENELNSFQGVNLRALEQFDAETKRKGELEAEVSRLQEQKTNLVALVEEITAKKKDGLMIVFAEVNKNFTEVFAGLSDGGKAELLLENPERPFEAGLIIRAQPKGKRVTRLEALSGGEKSLTALGLIFAIQQYQPSPFYMLDEVDMFLDGVNAELVARMVKTNSVRAQFIMVSLRKCTLQQADHVYGVTMTASGLSQVIGEVKVSELSDEPERSATEEPLVKVKRARSRSGKRVVDAPTVHAEEVAPVEGPKVEIAAPTPDPGVNP from the coding sequence TTGCACCTCACTAGGATCGAACTTGAGAACTTCAAGAGCTTCGGCACGAAGCTGACCATTCCTTTCCTCCCCGGCTTCACGGGCGTCACGGGGCCGAACGGTTCGGGGAAGTCGAACATCGGGGACGCGGTGTTGTTCGTCCTCGGCCCGAAATCCAGCAAGGCGATACGCGCCGGCAAACTCACCGACCTCATCTTCAACGGCGGCAAGGACAGGAAGAGCGGGCCGGACTTTTGCAAGGTGAGCCTCGTCTTCGACAACGCCGACCGGACGATGCCCATAGAGGCGAATGAGGTCTCCTTGACGCGGATGGTGCGTAGATCCAAGACGTCCAAGGAGGACTACTACTCCTATTTCTACATCAACGGCCGGACGTCGAGCCTCACAGAGTTCGACAACCTCCTCGCATACGCCCGCATCAGTGCCGAAGGGTACAACCTCGTCCAGCAAGGGGACGTCACGCGCATCGTCAACATGTCGCCCTTGGAGCGGCGGCGCGTCCTCGACGACATCGCCGGCATCACGAAGTTCGACGAGGAGATAGAGAAGGCGGACAAGCGCAAGGCCGAGGTGGAGGCCAACCTCGAACGCATCGGGATCATCCTCAATGAACTGAACCAACAACTTGCCGCCCTCGAAAAGGACCGCGCGGCGGCCGAACGGTATGCGACGCTCAAGAAGGATTTCGACGTGACGCGGGCGAAGTACGCGAAGCGGCGGAAGGACAATTTCGAGGCGGAGCTGGTCCGGCTCAAGGCGGAGATAGAGAACTTCACGACCCAGAAGACGCAGCTCGAAGGGGAGAAGACGTGCCTCCAGGACGAGATCGCCGAGGCGGACAAGAAGTTCAACGAGGTCCAATCGAAGCTCTCGGAGCGCGGCGGCGAGGAACTGCGCGAGGTCCAGGAAGCTGCGAACGAGCTTCGGGTCGAAGTGCAGGTCACCAAGGAGAAGATGAACCACAGCAAGCTCGAACTCGCCGAGCTCAAGAAATCACGTTCAACCGTGAAAGGCGACCTCGACAAGGCGATGCGTGAGATCGCCCGCCTCGAAAAAGACATCGGCAATCTTGAGAAGGAGCGGGGAACGGCGCTCGAACGCATCGAATCGACCGATTCCGAGTTGGCGTCGGTGAAGGACCTCGTCAGCAGGTCGAATTCCAAGTCCGGCGACTTGCAACGCGAACTGTCGCAACTGAAAGTCGATTGGGAGGCAAAGAACGCCGAACTCATGAAGGTCAAGGGAGAAGCACAATTGCTTTCCGAGAAGATAGCCCGCCTTGAACAGGACCTTGCGGTCCTCGAAGAGGCAGAGAAGAACACCGAGTTCGAGCTCAAGGACATCGACTTCTCCCTGCGTGAGACTCAGAAGGAAGCGAAGACGGTCGGCAAGGGCGCCGATGAGCTGAAATCGAAGATGTTCTCGCTCAAGAAGGACGAGTCCGAATTCACCAAACAGCTCAACGAACTCGAGCCCGCGATACGGCGCCTCAGGAACGAGTACCAGGACCTCAAGGCCGCAAAGAACGCGGCCGAGGCCGTCACCAAGGGCTACGTCCCCGCCGTCGACCGCGTCCTCGAAGCGCGTGACACCGGGGAGCTCAAGGGCATCTGCGGGACGATAGCGGAACTCGGCCGCGCCGATTCGAAGTACGATATGGCGCTCGAGATCGCGGCGGGCGGCAGGATGCAGGCAGTAGTGACCGAGAGCGATGAGGACGCGGCGCGGGCGATCGCGTACCTGAAGAAGAACAACATGGGTAGAGCGACCTTTCTTCCGTTGAACAAGATGCTTCCCGGACGGCCCCAGGGAAAGCCGTTGATGGCGGTGCGTGACGCCGGCGCCGAGGGGTTCGCGATAGACCTTCTCCGCTACGATGAACGGTTCAAGTCCGCGTTCTGGTACGTCTTCAAGGACACGGTCATAGTCAAGAACATCGACCACGCGCGTAGGCTCATGGGCGGAGTGCGTCTCGTGACACTCGACGGCGACCTCATAGACTCGGCGGGCGCCATGTCGGGCGGGTCCACCCCTAAGACCGACCGGTTGAAGTTCGGCGCCCCGTCGAAGGACGCGTTGGACAAGGTCACGAAAAGCCTCCAGGCGGCGATCGCGCAACAGGAGGTCGTGACGTCGCAGCTCGCGGAGATCCGCGACGAGCTCGGCCGCATCGAATCCGACCTTCGCAACATCAGCCTCACCGGCGTCACCTCGGATTCAAGGGTACAGGACCTCGAAGGACGGCGAAAGGAGTTCGCCTCGAAGCTCGATCTCGTGAAACGCGACCAGGAACGCGTCCAAGGCGAGATCAAGGCGACAAAAGATGCGGCCGAAAAACTCGCATCCCGCCTCGCGAAGGCGGAGGCGTCGGTGGCGAAACTCGACGCCGACCGCGAGGAGCGAGGAAAACTCCTTCTCAAGTCCACGGTGAAAGAACTCGCGGACAAGCTCACCGTCCTCCAGGACGAAGTCACGAAGCTCCGGCAGGAGGAGCACGCGCTCACCTCGAAGATCGAGACGGGAAAGACGAACCTCTCTCTCGTCTCCGTCCGACGCGACGAACTCGCAGGGAACGTGGAGCGCGTGGACGCTTCGATGGGCGAACACGAGAAGACCGTGAAGGAATGCGAGAAGTCCATCCAGGAAAAGGCCGAGAAGCTCACCGTCATCGCGAAAGTCGAAGAGGAGAAGACGAAGGCGTTCTCCGGGCTCACGAAGGCCCGCGACGAGGCGCACGATCGCGTCGCCGCCTTGAACGCCGGCCTCGACAAGCTCGTCGACAAGCTCAACAGCACATCGGACCTCATCACGACGAAACAATCCGAGATCCCCCACGTGGAGGCGGAATTGACGGAAGTCACGGCCGAATTGGGCCAGTACGCTGCCGTCGAGATCCCAGCAACCATCGAGGAGACCCTCGAGACGTTGAAAGCGAAGATACGGCGCATCGAGAACGAGCTGAACTCTTTCCAGGGCGTCAACCTCCGGGCGCTAGAACAGTTCGACGCCGAGACGAAGCGCAAGGGCGAACTCGAGGCGGAGGTCTCAAGGCTCCAGGAGCAGAAGACCAACCTCGTGGCCCTAGTCGAGGAGATCACGGCCAAGAAGAAGGACGGCCTCATGATCGTCTTCGCGGAGGTCAATAAGAACTTCACAGAGGTGTTCGCCGGCCTCTCCGACGGCGGAAAGGCGGAACTGCTCCTTGAGAACCCCGAACGTCCGTTCGAGGCAGGCCTCATCATCAGAGCACAGCCGAAGGGAAAACGGGTCACGCGCCTCGAAGCGCTGTCCGGCGGCGAGAAATCCCTCACGGCGCTCGGCTTGATCTTCGCCATCCAGCAATACCAACCGTCGCCGTTCTACATGCTCGACGAGGTCGACATGTTCCTCGACGGCGTCAACGCTGAACTCGTCGCGCGGATGGTCAAGACAAACAGTGTCCGAGCCCAGTTCATCATGGTCTCCTTGAGGAAGTGCACGCTCCAACAGGCCGACCACGTCTACGGCGTGACCATGACGGCCTCCGGCCTATCGCAAGTGATAGGCGAGGTGAAGGTCTCGGAGCTCTCGGATGAGCCGGAAAGGAGCGCCACGGAGGAACCGTTGGTGAAAGTCAAGAGAGCACGCTCGAGGAGCGGCAAGCGCGTGGTCGACGCCCCCACCGTCCACGCCGAGGAAGTCGCGCCCGTGGAAGGCCCGAAGGTTGAAATCGCGGCGCCGACACCCGATCCAGGGGTGAACCCCTAA
- a CDS encoding M50 family metallopeptidase produces MTETNTHEWRPEDTPRLAPTLEFSPMLQGGVQKVVVRDATTRRYYQVTPEVAGVIKLFDGSKTIAEVASLASSTLQDDVSSGDVTQLVDQLWRFGFLEGSVAPARDPVTWRRRLAIPLVRFESGARFERFARFFAPFFSPKLATPMLLAMGASLLVFIYLFFGERNEIGIRMMMATRDWMSVPFFLALVFPVMVIHEAAHAIAFINFGGRKPRFGVIVFLFVIPAFYTDVNDAYRFQNKWHRIGVSLAGPFSNLLLAIPALIFWPLTQGLLHDAVFFLIMMNMSVVIFTLYPMFRADIYYILVDLLEIPNLQEKAIGYTWGALKHRFGGPRPAVRADGRRQATIFAAYAVLSVLANAGIFYLLFLQTVGFTPVGDAVEQNEFALALPGVSGVLVMRDMAERAMADRDGTGGMGDMMMDQDQVSKNSLKDCPKAQAEGDASMTMASGESNMSSMDNQSMSSSMEGMDQNQTESGASPTAEEMNMTEEEHAGMSGNDSDDPMAHMSGGDGVESMEGMGTGDECDE; encoded by the coding sequence ATGACTGAGACAAATACCCACGAATGGCGCCCCGAGGACACCCCTAGACTAGCACCGACGCTTGAGTTTTCGCCAATGCTCCAGGGCGGTGTGCAGAAGGTGGTCGTCCGCGACGCCACCACACGCAGATATTACCAAGTGACCCCCGAGGTGGCCGGTGTCATCAAGCTCTTCGATGGCAGCAAGACGATCGCCGAGGTCGCGTCGCTAGCGTCGAGCACCCTGCAAGACGATGTCTCGTCCGGCGACGTCACACAACTCGTGGATCAGCTCTGGCGGTTCGGATTCCTTGAGGGGAGTGTCGCCCCTGCCCGCGACCCGGTGACGTGGCGAAGGAGACTGGCCATCCCGTTGGTCCGGTTCGAAAGCGGAGCCCGGTTTGAAAGGTTTGCGCGTTTCTTCGCCCCGTTTTTCTCCCCGAAACTGGCCACTCCGATGCTCTTGGCGATGGGGGCATCCCTGCTTGTCTTCATCTATCTCTTCTTCGGAGAGCGCAACGAGATCGGGATACGGATGATGATGGCCACGAGGGATTGGATGTCCGTGCCTTTCTTCCTCGCGCTCGTTTTCCCCGTGATGGTGATCCACGAGGCGGCGCACGCCATCGCCTTCATCAATTTCGGCGGTCGCAAGCCCCGGTTCGGCGTCATCGTGTTCCTGTTCGTCATCCCGGCGTTCTACACGGACGTGAACGATGCGTACCGCTTCCAGAACAAATGGCACAGGATCGGCGTGAGCCTCGCGGGACCGTTTTCGAACCTGCTTCTTGCGATACCAGCGCTGATCTTTTGGCCGTTGACTCAGGGCCTGCTTCACGATGCCGTGTTCTTCCTCATCATGATGAACATGAGCGTCGTGATCTTCACGCTCTATCCCATGTTCAGGGCCGACATTTACTACATCCTCGTCGATCTTCTCGAGATCCCGAACCTGCAGGAAAAGGCCATTGGCTACACGTGGGGTGCCCTGAAACACCGGTTTGGGGGCCCCCGCCCGGCAGTGCGGGCCGACGGGAGGCGACAGGCGACGATATTCGCGGCCTACGCCGTCCTAAGCGTCCTCGCTAACGCAGGCATTTTCTATCTCCTGTTCTTGCAAACGGTGGGCTTCACGCCGGTGGGCGATGCCGTGGAACAGAACGAATTCGCATTGGCGCTTCCCGGCGTCTCGGGGGTCCTGGTGATGCGCGACATGGCCGAGCGCGCCATGGCAGATCGCGACGGAACCGGCGGGATGGGAGACATGATGATGGACCAAGATCAGGTCTCGAAGAATTCATTGAAAGATTGTCCAAAAGCGCAGGCGGAGGGCGACGCGTCCATGACGATGGCGAGCGGCGAGTCGAACATGTCGTCGATGGACAATCAGTCGATGTCGTCCTCGATGGAAGGCATGGACCAGAACCAGACCGAGTCCGGCGCTAGTCCGACGGCCGAGGAGATGAACATGACCGAGGAAGAACATGCGGGAATGAGCGGAAACGACTCGGACGACCCGATGGCCCACATGTCCGGCGGCGACGGGGTGGAATCGATGGAAGGGATGGGCACGGGCGACGAATGCGATGAGTGA
- a CDS encoding molybdenum cofactor guanylyltransferase, with product MTVSAIILAGGKSSRMGRDKALVPLAGQAMIVWTAAAMSRIPGCVEIIIAGGNVSRGETYSRLLKGHVPVPVRPVADQNEDAGPIAGLIAAARVANGEIVALAPVDSPLLLPELYVLLLEEMGTQAGAVAEIGDRPEPLNAVYRTARLLAATADGAVEAPRDLVELLDVALVHEARVKEVDEELLTFADADTPEELAELEDLIAARGGGATRAGKHGLVDQAR from the coding sequence GTGACAGTGTCCGCCATCATCCTCGCAGGCGGGAAAAGCAGCCGCATGGGCCGTGACAAGGCATTGGTGCCGCTCGCCGGCCAAGCCATGATCGTCTGGACCGCGGCCGCCATGAGCCGGATCCCAGGTTGCGTCGAGATCATCATCGCCGGAGGGAACGTGTCCCGTGGGGAGACCTATTCTCGCCTTCTCAAGGGTCACGTGCCGGTCCCCGTAAGGCCCGTCGCGGACCAAAACGAGGACGCCGGGCCCATCGCCGGCCTCATCGCCGCGGCGCGCGTGGCAAACGGTGAGATCGTGGCGCTTGCCCCAGTCGATTCGCCGCTCCTTCTCCCCGAACTCTACGTGCTCCTCCTCGAAGAGATGGGGACTCAGGCGGGCGCCGTGGCGGAAATCGGGGATCGCCCGGAGCCGCTCAATGCCGTATATCGCACGGCACGGCTTCTTGCCGCGACGGCAGATGGGGCCGTCGAGGCACCCCGCGACCTCGTCGAGCTCCTTGACGTCGCGCTCGTCCACGAAGCGCGCGTGAAGGAGGTGGACGAAGAACTCCTCACCTTCGCCGATGCGGACACGCCGGAGGAACTCGCGGAACTCGAGGACCTGATCGCGGCGCGAGGCGGAGGCGCCACGAGGGCGGGAAAACACGGGCTCGTGGACCAAGCGCGTTGA
- a CDS encoding acyl-CoA dehydrogenase family protein produces MNFDLTEEQLAIRKLVREFGEQEVVPKTKEIEETGVFETDVVKKAAKLGLLGMNAPPELDGAGLDFVSYTIAIEEASRANGSFGITLAAHNGLGMSQILHQGTDAQKKKYIPPLARGDHVGCWALTEPASGSDAAGLQTTATKKGHHYILNGTKVFATNGHYADTITVMAKTDPDKGRKGITAFIIEKGTPGFKLGIMEEKLGLHGSCTSELILDNCEVHEDQIVGGSEGIGMGFNGALKTLDSGRIAIGAMALGIGQAALDASVEYAKQRKQFGRPIGTFQAIQWKIANMATELDAARLLLYRAAYLRQKGAEFKSDASMAKLYASEAAMRACNDAIQIHGGNGYTTDYPVERYFRDVKLCEIGEGTSEIQRMIIARQLGLPVEK; encoded by the coding sequence ATGAACTTTGACCTCACCGAGGAGCAACTGGCCATCCGGAAACTCGTGCGCGAATTCGGCGAGCAGGAGGTCGTCCCGAAGACGAAGGAGATCGAGGAGACGGGTGTTTTCGAGACCGACGTCGTAAAGAAAGCGGCGAAGCTCGGGCTTCTTGGGATGAACGCGCCGCCGGAACTCGACGGTGCAGGCCTCGACTTCGTGTCCTACACGATCGCCATCGAGGAAGCGAGCAGGGCGAACGGTTCGTTCGGGATCACGCTCGCGGCGCACAATGGCCTCGGGATGTCGCAGATCCTTCACCAAGGCACGGATGCGCAGAAGAAGAAGTACATCCCGCCGCTCGCGCGCGGGGATCACGTCGGCTGCTGGGCATTGACCGAGCCCGCCTCCGGTTCCGACGCGGCAGGTCTCCAGACGACGGCCACCAAGAAGGGCCACCATTACATCCTGAACGGAACCAAGGTATTCGCGACGAACGGCCACTACGCCGACACGATAACGGTGATGGCCAAGACCGACCCGGACAAGGGAAGGAAAGGGATCACTGCGTTCATCATCGAAAAGGGCACACCGGGATTCAAGCTCGGCATCATGGAGGAGAAGCTCGGGCTCCACGGTTCGTGCACGAGCGAACTGATACTAGACAATTGCGAGGTCCACGAGGACCAGATCGTCGGTGGAAGCGAAGGCATCGGCATGGGCTTCAACGGCGCTTTGAAGACGCTCGACTCGGGCCGGATAGCGATCGGCGCCATGGCGCTCGGAATCGGCCAGGCGGCGCTCGACGCGTCGGTCGAGTACGCGAAGCAGAGGAAACAGTTCGGAAGACCCATCGGGACATTCCAGGCCATCCAGTGGAAGATCGCGAACATGGCCACCGAACTCGACGCGGCGCGGCTTCTTCTTTACCGCGCGGCGTACTTGCGGCAGAAAGGCGCGGAGTTCAAGTCGGACGCCTCGATGGCGAAACTCTACGCGAGCGAGGCCGCGATGCGGGCATGCAACGATGCGATCCAGATCCACGGCGGCAACGGCTACACGACCGATTATCCGGTCGAGCGGTACTTCCGCGACGTGAAGCTCTGCGAGATCGGGGAAGGGACGAGTGAGATCCAGCGGATGATAATAGCGCGGCAACTCGGATTGCCGGTCGAGAAATAG